One Sulfurimonas sp. HSL-3221 genomic window, GGGCGCTGCCGGGGTAGAGGTCGAGATAGCGCGTGAAAAGGCGGTGCAGCGTCTCCCCCTCTTCGCGTGCGAAGCCGCTGCGCTGCAGCCTTGAAAGCAGCGGGCGCAGCAGGCAGAGCAGCCTATCCTTGCAGCGCGGACGGCGCAGCCAGAGAAAGAGCGCCGCGCTGGCCAGCACGATCAGGGCGAAAGCGGCGGCCAGTTTGGCGGCCAGGGCGGGATGCTGCTTGACGTTTTCGAGCAGGCGCATCTGCCTGAAGTGGCTGTACTGCAGGACCCAGGTCTCCACCTGGTATTTGACATAGAGCAGGTAGAGGTTCAGCCGGGTCAGGCGCTCGCCGTTGTCTTCGAGCGTGCCGGTCTGACGCAGCAGTTCGGCGCTCTCGCTGTCGATGAATGCGGCGGCCGCCGTCGTTTCGACGCGTTGCCAGTGGTCGCCCAGGTAGACCTCCGCCCAGGCATGGGCGTCGCGCTCCTTGACGGCAAGGTAGTTTTTGACGCTGTTCTTGCGGTCGGCCTTGTAGCCCGTGACGACGCGGGCCGGCAGCCCCGCCAGCCTTGAGAGGGTCACGAAACTGCCCGCGAAATGGACGCAGTACCCTTTGTGTTTGTCGAAGAGGAAACTGTCGGCGGTGTGGTTGAGGTCCAGGGGCTCCGGGCGCAGGCTGTAAGTGAGATTTTGGTCGCGGAAAAAGTGCAAAAGGGCGTTGAGGCGCTGTTTCGGGTCGGGGTTGGCTGCCGCGATCGTGTCGGCGGCTTTTGCGCTGCGGGGGTTGGCGCTGCGGTTGACGTCGCGGGCGTAGGCTAAAACGGTGCGTTCCGTGCGGTCGCCGTAGCGGTAGACGAGGGCCGATCCCGCGTCGTAGTGCTGCGGTTCGTCAACGGGTTTCTCCAGCGTCGTTTCGAAGTCGGCGTTGATCGTCGCCCCCTCCGGGGCCTCGAGCGGCAGGTCGAGGAGGTAGAGCCACTTCTTGTGGGTCGGGTAGAGCGACACCTTGTAGGCGGTCACATCATCGGCGGAACGGTACATCCCCTCCTGGGCGCGCTGTTTCGGCGCGAAGGCCCTTCTGACATAGGCGGGAAGCGGCTCCCAGTGATCTTTTTTATCGCGGTAGAGGACGCTGCCGCGGAAATAGAGCTGACCATCGGGCGGCATCGCGTTCTGGAATCCCACCTCCATGACGATGCGTTCGGAGGGCACCAGCAGGGCGGCGCCGTCCATGCGCATCGTGCCGTCGTGGCCGGTCCGGGTGATTTCGTCGCCCCGGAAACCGTACGAGGCGTGCTCAAACGAGATGCGGGGAAAGAAGAAAAAGAGCAGCACGACCCAGGGCAGCGACAGGGCGAAAAGCATCCCCGTGACCCGGAGGCTCGAGAGCGCGTCGGCGCGGGTGCGGTAGGCGAGGATGAGCCACAGCAGGACGAAGACCTCGAAAACGACGTAGACGAGCATCGCGATGGAGTCGAAAAAGAAGAGCGACAGGGCCAGGATCAGCACCGGGGAGACGAGCAGGTAGAAGTTGATCGTCCGGGTCAGCCGCTGCAGGCTGACGGCGAGCAGCAGGAGGTAGAGGATGAGCTCGACAAAGAGCTTCAGCCGCGAGAGCCCCGCGAAGTTGAAGGCGCCGTAGATGGAGAAGAAGATGGCGAAGAGGCCGGCCAGCGCGACGAGCAGCAGGGTCGCCGCGCTGCCTCGTTTGCGGGCCAGCAGCAGCACGAGCACCAGCAGCAGAAAGAGGAGCATCGGCGCCTTGACCAGCAGCAGTACCGGGGTCACCACCGCCAGATAGGCGAGGTCGAGCAAAAAGAGTTCGCGGTTTTCGCGCCAGGCGCGCAGGCGCTTTGCCATGCGGCTCCTCCCCGCTGCCGCGGGATCAGTAAAGCGCGAGATAGCCGAGAATCTCATCGATCCCCTCCTTTTTGCTGTCAAGCACCTTGCGGGGCATGAGGATGGTAAAGGGGAGGCGCGCGGCCTCGCACTCGAGGGCCCAGAGGGTCAGCTGCGAGAGGCGGGCTTCGTCATCCCTGCCGCTGCGGACGAAGTCGAATTGCAGGCTCTCCGTCCGTCGTTCACGGTCGAAGCTTTTCACGGCGAGTTCGCCCCTGGCGACGGAGGGCCAGTGGATGCGCGAAGGGCTCTCCGCGCCGCTGTAGCTGCGCAGCCCCTCAAAATCCGTTTCATCCCCGAAGGGGGAGCGTTGCCGCAGCAGGAAGCTGCGCAGGGGTTCGCCCCTGGGTTCAGGGTAGACGATGCGCTCGCAGCTCTTGGCGATCTCGAGGACGAAACGGACCGTCGAGAGGGGAAAGAGGCTCTGCAGGGTGCAGGGCCCCGCCTCAAAGTGCCCCCGCCGCTCGGGGCTGAGCTGCAGCGCGGCACTGAGCGTCGTGTGCGGGGGGATTTCGGGCAGGGTGTTGAGGGCCTCCCCGCCGTGCAGTTCGACGGCCCAGGCCCCCAGCGCAGAGGTGTTGCGTATTTTGAAATGGCACTGCGTTGTCCTGCGGGCGAAGAGGCGGTCGCAGCCGTTTGGTTCCGCCTCGAGGCAGCCGAGGTTGCGCAGCCCGAGCGGCCCGGCGGCAAAGGCGCTGGCAAAGACGAAAAAGAGGGTGATGTAGACGAGGTTGAAGTTGTGCATATAGGCCTCGAGAAAGAGGCTGAAGAGCAGGATGACGACCAGGAGGCTGAAGCGCGTCGCCCGTTGGCGGACGCGTCTACGCATCCGCAGGAACGTGCGAAAAGAGCTCATGGCGGATGCGGTTCAGGGTCGTGACCCCCTCTTTGAAGGCGAGGCGGTGGAGGCAGACTTCGCCGAGGACGGCCTGGACGTCGTCGGGGACGGCGTAGTCGCGCCCGTGCAGGTGGGCCCAGGCCCGTGTCATCGCCGCCAGCGCCAGTGCCCCCCGTGTCGAGAGGCCGTAGACGAAGCGGCCGCTGTCGCGGGTGTAGGCGATCAGCGACTGGAGGTACTCGATCAGCGCCGGGCTGAGGTGGACTGTCCGTACCGCCTCCATCGCCGTGTTGATCGCCGCGGCGTCCATGAGTGGCACCGCCGCGGCGGCACGGCTGCCTCCGCCCAGCAAGACGGCACGTTCCGCCTCTTTGTCCGGGTAGCCGATCCCGAACGAGCAGAGGAAACGGTCAAGCTGGGAGTGGGGCAGGGCAAAGGTGCCGACCTCTTCGTGGGGGTTCTGGGTCGCGATGACGAAGAAAGGCTCTTTGAGATCGTGGCTTTTGCCGTCGATGGTGACGTGGTGCTCCTCCATCGCTTCGAGCAGCGCCGACTGGGTTTTGGGCATGGAGCGGTTGATCTCGTCCGCGAGGAGGAACTGGGTGAAGATGGGGCCCTTTTTCAGGACGAACTTACCGCTCTCCTGGTCGAAGTAGCTGACCCCGAGGATGTCAGAGGGGAGCAGGTCCCCGGTAAACTGGACGCGGCCGAAATCGAGCCCCATGACGTTCGCGAAGGTCTTGGCGAGGGTCGTTTTCCCGACGCCGGGAATGTCTTCAAGCAGGACATGGCCTCCGGCGAAGAAGGCGGCGAGCGTCAGGGAGATGGCGTGGCGCTTGCCGAGCAGGTGGGCTTCGACGGCGTCGACAAGGGGGCGGAATTCGGGGGCGATTGTCTCATTCATGGCTTTATCATAGCATACCGTTTTGCACGATGATCAAAATATTTGAACGAAATTAAAAATTATCTTGATTTATGTTTTTCATTGTCAAATATTATAATTATAAAAACAAATAGGATTGATAAAGGATGATTATGATTAGACGTATTCCCTGGTGGGCCGGCGGACTGCTGATGGCGCTGCTCCTGCTGTTTACCTTCTCCGTTTTCGGAGCGGACCGTCCTATCGGTGCTTCGACCTACGTCCCCTACTTCGCGGGGCTGCTCTTCAATCTCGACCCCGAGCAGTACGGCTACCTCAAGCAGATCGACGGGGCCGGCGCCTGGGAGGGCGTGATGCTGCTGGGCGCGCTTTTCGGCGGGTTCGTCACCTCGGTCTTTATCACCAAGAGTTTCCGTTTCAGCGTCATTCCGACCGCATGGAAAAAGTATAAGAACGGCTCCGTCCTCTCCCGCCTGGCATGGAGCTTCGCGAGCGGCTTTTTTATGATCATCGGCGCGCGCCTGGCGGGGGGATGCACCAGCGGCCACTTCCTGAGCGGCATGAGCCAGACGGCGGTCAGCGCGATGATCTTCGGCGGCGTCGTGATGGCGACCCTACTCATAACGGGCCGTCTCTTCTACAAAAAGGAGGCGCAGGATGTTTGAGCGTATCATGGGGATGTTTGACACCGTCGCGAACGAGGGGCACGGTTCCATCGCCCTTGTCTTTGTCATCGGGATTCTCTTTGGGGGGATCATACAGTACAGCCGCGTCGACAAATTCGAGAAGATCGCCGGGTTCGCGATGCTGCGCGACACCGTCGTGCCGAAGATGCTTTTCCTGGCCGTAGGCGTGGCGAGTATCGGGCTCTACTTTATGATCGAAGCGGGATGGGCGCACTACCACATCAAGCCGATCCTGCTCGGCGGGCTTATCATCGGCGGGGTGATCTTCGGCGTCTCCATGGCGATCTTCGGCAAATGCCCGGGAACGGGCCCCGTATCCATCGCCGAGGGGCGGATCGACGTCCTCGTCGGGGCCATCGGCGGGCTGCTCGGCGGGCTCGTTTTTACCCTCTTCTACGAGCCGGTCTTCAAAACGATCATGGGGCCGGACCTCGGAAAAAGCGTCCTGACGGGGGGTGCCGGCGATTACGGCAGTGTGACAATCCTCGTTTTCGGGATCGCGCTGGTCGCCGTGAGCATGCTCATCCCGCTGCGGCAGGAGTTCGACGAAGCGGACCTGAACCGGCTGGGCTGAGCCGCGCGCTTTATTGTTTTGCCTCTCCCTGCGGAAAGCAGAGGCGGAACCGCGTCCCCTTCCCCTCCTCGGAATCGAGCGCAAGCGCGACCCCGTAGGCGTCGCAGATCCGTTTGACGATGGAGAGCCCCACTCCGAAGCCTCCGCCTATATCCGTGGCACGGGTGAACTGCTCGAAGATCCTGCGCTGCTGCTCCGGCGCTATCCCCATCCCCTCATCCACGACAATGATGCAATTATCATCCATTTCCAGCTGCACGGTTGCGCCCGCCGGGGAGTACTTGACGGCATTGCCGATAAGGTTGCCCAGCAACAGCTGCGCCTCCGCCTCGGGGATGGCAATGTACAGGGTGTGCGTCTTGAGCAGAAGGCGCTGCTGTTTGCTCTCCATCAGCGGCCGGTAGTAGTCCGCGCTCTTTTGAGCTACCTTCGCCAGGTCGATAGCGTGGGGCGTTTCCGTTTTGCGCGCGAAATTGAGGTAGGTCAGGGAACGGTAGATGTCATAGAGCTGCCGGGTACTCGCCGTGATGTTGCGCAGGGTCTTCTCGCTGCAGCGGCCCGCTTGCAGGAGATGCTCGGCCGCCATGGAAAGGGCGGTGATGGGGGTGTTGAGCTCATGGGTGACGTCACTGACAAAGCGTTCGGTCTGTACGACGCGCTGATGCAGGGGGCGCATAAAGAGTTTGGACAGGGTCCAGGCGACGGTGGCGGCGAGCAGCGCGATGGCGGCCATCATCGCCAGGACGACCTCGCGCAGCTCCGCGAGCACCCCGAAGAGCGCATCGGAGCTGACGACGACGTAGCGGATACTCAGGTGCTCCTTCGGGGCGTCAGAGACGAGGACCATGCGTCCGCCGTACTCTCGGTAGTCGGGCCCGTCGGGAACGAGGGCGGGGGGGAGCTCCCCCGAGACAAGCCGCCCGTCCGTCCCGATCAGGGCGATGCGGACATCCCCGCCGTGTAGTGCGGGGATCTGCAGAGGGGTGCCGTGCATATGGGCCATGATGATCGCCGTGCCGATGCGATCGGCAATATGCTCCAGCCGGTAGTGCTCGTTGTTCTCGAAGGCGTGCTTTTGGGCCGTGTAGTACCAAAAGCCCGCCAGAAGGATGAAGAGAAAAGAGGAGACGATGTAGAGCCCCAGGAAAGAGTAGAAGGAGCGTTTTTCGAGTTCATTCATAGCGGTAGCCTATGCCGCGGACGGTGGTGATGCGTTCGCCGCCGATCAGCTCGCGCAGTCGGCGGATATGCGAGCGCAGGGTCGCGTCGCTGGGGAGCTGGTCGTAGGCCCAGAGGTTTTGCACCAGCTCTTCCGAAGAGAGGGTACGTCCGGGGTGGGCGAGGAAATACTCCAGCATCGCCGCCTCTTTCGGGGCGAGGGATTGCCGTCCCTGCGCCGTTTCGATGCGCTTGGCGTCCGGATCGTAGAAGCAGTCGTCTCCGAGCCTTACTTTCTGACGCTGTTCAATGTTGAAGAGCCGCTTGCTGTTCTCGATGCGCAGCCGCAGCTCTTCGAGGGCGAAGGGTTTGCGGATGTAGTCGTGGGCGCCGGCCTCGAATCCGGCCTTCAGCCTGGCCGTGTCTTCATAGGCGGTGACGAGGATGGCGGGGGTGGTAACGCTCAGTTCGCGCAGGCTCTGCAGCAGGGCGATGCCGTTCTGGCCGGGGACGTTGATGTCGAAAATGAAGAGGTCGTAGTGCTTTGCGTCGATCAGGGCCGTTGCTTCGTCGGCCGTATAGGCCCGGTCCGTCTCGTAATGATCCGCCAGGTAGTCGCCGACGATGTCGGAGAGAACGGGGTCGTCCTCGAGCAGGAGTATGCGCATGGCCCGCCTTCATTGGGAATGACCCAGTTTAATCTGTTTGCGGTTAGAAGCGGCTTTCTGGCGCTTCAGCCGTTTTCGGTCAACTCTGCCTTGAGCTTTTCGTAGGTACCGATATCGATCTCCCCGCGGGCCAGGCGTTCATCAAGCAGTTCAAGGGCCCTGGAACGCCGGCGGCCGTTGTCACGTCCGGCGGCGAGATAGAACACGGCGGCGATGATCAGCAGGGGAAGCAGCCACCACAGCCACATCCAGCCCATGCCGTAGGTATGCATCTTGTCTCCTTTTGTGGCGAGGCGTTATCCAAGGCAGTCGCCTCAGTTACCCCCGGTACACTTTTTCTGACCGCCCATGCCCTGGCCGCCCATATTTTTGCCGCCCATGCCCTGCGGCATCATGGGACCGCCTTTGCGCATCTTCATGTTACACATATTGAGCTCCTGCGTCGTCGTGGCGCTGTTGACGCAGCTCTTGACGTTGTCGAGGTGCTGCATCATCATCATACGGTCATGATTCATATCACCGTTCATCATCATTTTGCCCTGCTGCATGTTGCCTTGCTGCATGCCCATACCGTTGCACTTGCCCATTTGGGCGGCCGCCGTTGTCGTCAGTCCGAGTGCGAGCAGCACTGCCGCAGCGAGCGTGATCGTTTTCATCCTTCATCCTTTGAATGGTATTGAAGAACAGTGTAGTGGGATAGTGTGCAGAGAGTGTGCATGCCGGGCCTCAGTGTGCCGCCCGTTTGAGCAGCTGCGCATTCAGGGCGACGATGACGGTGCTGATGGACATCAAAACGGCGCCGAACGCCGGGCCGATGACGATGTTCCAGGGGGCGAGGACCCCGGCGGCGAGGGGGATGGCGACGAGGTTGTAGCCGCTTGCCCACCAGAGGTTCTCTTTCATCTTGCCGTAGGTGCGGCGCGAAAGCCGCACGGCGTCCACGACGCTGCGCAGGTCGCTTCGGGTCAGGATGATGTCGGCGCTGTCGATGGCGATGTCCGTCCCCGCGCCGACGGCGATGCCGATGTCTGCCCCAAGCAGGGAGGGGGCGTCGTTGACGCCGTCGCCGACCATCGCCACGCGCCTGCCTTCGGCCCGGCGCGCTTTGACAAAGGCGAGTTTTTCGTCAGGCAGCAGCCCCGCGCGATAACGGTCGATGCCCGTCATATCGGCGACGGAGGCGGCGACTGCCTCGTTGTCGCCGGTCAGCATCCAGGTCTTGATGCCGAAGGATTTCAGCGTCGCAACGGCATCCGCGGAGCTGTTGCGGATCCTGTCATCAAGGAGGATGACGCCGACGGGGCGGCGGTCGACGATGACCCAGACCGTCGTCGAGGCGCTGTCGCTGTACACCTGCAGGGGCGACGGGATGGCGAGCCTTTCGCGTGCAATGAGCTGCGGGCCGCCGACCATGACGGCACGCCCGTCGACCTCCGCCGAAGCCCCGATGCCGGGAATGGCTTTGAAGGCGTCGGCCCGGAGCGGGCGGACCCCGACGCTGTCGGCATAGGCGGTGACGGCGCGGGCGATGCTGTGCTCGGAATCGCGTTCCAGCGCGGCAGCATAGGCGAGCATTTCATTGTCATCTTCCAGGGCCACCGTTTTGCTGACGGCCAGGCGCCCTTCGGTGACGGTCCCCGTTTTGTCGAAGCAGATGGTGTCGATGCCGCGGAGGGCTTCGAAGGCCTGCCGGTTGCGGATAAGAATGCCCGATTTCGCCGCGAGCGACGTCGAGATGGCGACGACCAGCGGCACGGCAAGGCCCAGGGCGTGGGGGCAGGCGATAATGAGGACGGTCACGCCGCGCAGCACGGCGTCGGCGGGGGAGAGAAGCAGCGACCAGACGGCGAAGGTGGCACTCCCGGCGGCGAGCGCGGCATAGAAGAGCCACCCCGCGGCGCGGTTGGCCAGGTCCTGGGTGTGCGAGCGGCTCTGCTGGGCCTCTTTGACGAGGGCGATCACCTGCGATAGGTAGCTTTCGCTGCCGGCCTTGTCGATGCGAACGCGCAGGGCGCCATCGAGGTTGAGGGCGCCCATGAAGAGCGTTCCGCCTGCCGTTTTGAAGATGGGTTTGGACTCCCCCGTGAGCAGGGCCTCGTTGACACTGCTCTCTCCCGCTTCGACCGTACCGTCCGCGGCAATGTTCTCCCCGGGCCGCACGAGGATGAGGTCGCCGGGCTGCAGGGCCGTGACGTCGACGTTTTCCGAGGTGCCGTCCCGGTTCAGTCGCGTCGCCGTCTTCGGCATCAGCCGTACGAGGTCCTCAAGCGCGTCCGAGGCGCCGAGGATGCTTTTGGCCTCGATGTAGTGGCCGATGAGCATCACGTCGATCAGGGTGGCCAGCTCCCAGAAAAAGGCTTTGCCGCCGGGGAAGACGAGGGTGGAGACGGAGTAGCCGTAGGCGACGGTGATCGCCATCGAAATCAGGGTCATCATCCCCGGCTGCCGCGCTTTGAGTTCGTCCAGGGTCATTGTCAGGAAGGGTTTGCCGCCGTAGAGGTAGATAAACGTGGCAAGCAGGGCGGTGAGCTCTTCGCGGTAGGGGAAGTCGAAGCGGATGCCGGCCCAGTCCTGGAGCATCGGCGAGAAGAGGAGGATGGGAACGGTGACAATGAGCGAAACAATGAAGCGCCGCCGCATCTCCTCCATGTGGTGCATATGGCCCATGCCGCCGTGCCCATGCCCCGCATGCGCATGGGCCGCGGCATGCTCGGAGTGGTCATGCGCCATCGCGTGTACATGGTGCATCATGTGGTCGTGTTCCATGGGATACTCCTTCGTCAGACTGCTTTCCAACATCATAAAATGTTTGTGTGCACACAGTGTGCACACTATATTGATAGGGTTTTCGTAGACACTTTTTGGGTGCCGATTCAACGAACGGGCAGCTCCGATACCCACCGCGGGCGTCGGCGCCCGGGTTAAGGAGCAGTCATGAAATGTATGACGCGACAGGGAGTACTGCTGTTTTCCCTGGCGACGGTGCTGACGGCGCAGGACGACATTGCGCAGCTGCGCGAGGAGATCACTTCGCTGAAAACATCGGTGGCCGAACTGCAGCGGGCCCGGGAGACGAATGCCGACGGCGTTTTTACGCTCTCGGGGTATGCGGCGGCGGGGTATGCCTATGCCGAACACACCAACGGCGGTTTCGACCTGGTACAGTTCTCGCCGATTTTTCAGTACGCCTACGCGGACCTTGTCCTCTTCACCGGCGAACTTGAAACGAAAATGAATGACGATCTGGAAACGAGTGTGGAGCTGGAGTACGCCTCCGCAAGCATCTTCCTTAACGATTATATGGTGCTGGTTGCCGGGAAGTTTCTCTCCCCGCTGGGGCAGTTCCGGCAGAACCTGCACCCTTCGTGGATCAACAAATTGCCGACGGAGCCGATCGGTTTCGGAGAGGACGGCGCTGCCCCGATCTCCTTTACCGGTCTCGGCCTGCGCGGCGGGATCCCGCTGGGGGCGCTGCAAAGCAACTACACCCTTTTTGTCGCCAATGCCCCCGTGCTGGAGCTTGCCGATGATAACAACACGAGTATCGGCGCAATCGCCGCAGAAGGCCCTACCAGTTCCGATACCGCGGGCTACACCGTCGGTCTACGCTATGCCGTCGACCCGCTGCCCAACTGCGAGATCGGCGTCTCCGGCGCCTACGGCAAGGCGGCGCTCGAAGGCGAATCGAAACGCGATTACACCGTGTTTGATGCGGACCTCTCATGGCACTACGACGGCGCAGACCTGAAAGCGGAATACAGCCAGCAGACGGTCGGGAAGCTGGGCAGCAGCGTCGCCCCGGACACCTTCACCTGGAAGGCATGGTACGCGCAGCTGGCCTATCAGTTCGGGACGCTGCCCGTGGAGCCCGTCGTGCGATACGGCGCCTTCCGCCCGGCCGATTCCGACCTCGACCGTGACCAGGTGTCTATGGGGCTTAACTACCTGTTTGCCCCGAGTGTCATCGCCAAGGTGGCGTATGAGTTCAACAATGCGGACAAGGCGCCGGAATACGATGACAACCGCGTCCTGGCCCAGTTCGCCTTCGGTTTTTAGGAGGGGATGATGAACCGGTTTGCACAATTAATCTGTATCCAGGCGATGGTGGCGGGGGCCCTCTGCGCGGCGCCCGCCGGTGAGGGCGACCCCGTCAACGGGGCGAAGGTGTGGGCCGACACCTGTGTGCGGTGCCACAACATACGGCCCCCTTCGAACCTTTCCGAACGGGCATGGCGGATCTCCATGCAGCACATGCGGGTCCGCGCCAACCTGACGGGCAAAGAGGCGCGCGATACGCTGGCGTTTATTCTGGAATCAAAAGAGTGACCGCCGCGCGGCCCTTGAGGCCGCCTGTCCCCTGTTACAATCACTTCGACTGTTTTTTATTTCGACGCGTTGTACTCAAGCGTCAGCTTGCCCGTTTCGGGGTCCCGGACGCAGTCGTAGACCGCTTCGACCGTTTTCGCCTGCGTGACGCACCCCATGCGCGGGTCGGCTGCCGACATCTGGGTAAGGACCGCACGCTGTTTTTTCGCCAGTTCCGAGCTGCCGCTGACCATATTGGCCCCGCATTTACCGGCCCCGCATTTCATGGCACCGGCGGTAGGGGTGTCGGATGCTTTTTTCTGATCGCTGCAGCCTGCGAAGGCGACGAGCGCTGCGAGCAGCGCGGCGGTATAAAGAGTTGGATTCATCTGTTTTCCTTTTGAGTGGTGTGGGCAGTGTCGCCCGGTTGTTTGTTCAAGTGGCGCCGCTCGTACATCTCGTAGAGAATCGGGATGATGAGGAGGCTGAGCAGCGCCGAGGTGACGATCCCGCCGAGCATCGGGGCGGCGATGCGCTGCATCACCTCGCTGCCGACACCGTGGGTGTACATGATGGGGGCGAGGCCGGCGAGGATGGAGAAGACCGTCATCAGCTTGGGGCGGACCCTCTTGACGGCCCCCTCATTGATCGCCGCTTTCAGGGCTTGGGCGTCGAAACGTTCGCCCAGCGCCGCGCGGGAAGCTTCCACGCTGTCGGTGAGGTAGACGATCATGACGATGGCCGTCTCCGCGGCGATCCCCAGCAGGGCGAGGAAACCGACGATGACGGCGATGCTCATGCTGAATCCGAGCATCCAGACGTAGACGACCCCGCCAAGCAGCGCAAAGGGGAGCGTCAGGAAGACGATCAGGGTCGCAACGAGGCGCCGCAGCGAGAGGTAGATGAGCAGTAAAATCACCGCCAGCACCGCCGGGATGATCCAGCGCATCTTCTCCATGGCCGAGGCGAGGTACTCCGCCTGGCCCGCCCACTCCATGTGGTAGCCCGGCGGCAGCGGGAAGTCCGCGAGGGCCTTCAGCGCCGCGTCTTTATAGGCGACGGCGCCTACGCCCGGGCGCGGGGTGATGTAGACATAGGTGACCGGCGTCGCCATTTCGCTCTTGATGACCGAGGCGCTTTCGCGGTAGCGGACGTCGGCGAAGGTACAGAGGGGGACGAATCCCAGCGGCGTCTTGACGGGAAGAGCGCGGATATCGTCGAGGTTCCGCCGTTCATCCTCCTCGAGGCGAAGGGCGACGGGATAGCGTTCGATCCCTTTGTAGAGCGTCGTCACCTTCATGCCGCCGATGGCCGCACGGGTGGTTTCGAGCAGGGCCGTCTTTGCCAGCCCGTAGCGCTGCAGTGCCGTTTCGTTGATATCGATGTCGATATAGTAGCCCGCGGCGGAGCGGTCGGCGAAGACAGACTGGGATTCGGGCAGTGGCATCAGTTTCTGTTCGATATCCCGTGCCAGCCGCTGCAGCGTCGCGGCGTCGCTGCCGTAGAGCTTGATGCCCACGGGGGTGCGGATGCCGCTTAAGAGCATATCGATCCGGCCGCGGATGGGGTAGGTCCAGGAGTTGACAAGCCCGGGAACCTGGAGGGCTGCCTCCATGTCGTTTCGCAGCTGCTCGTAGGTCATCCCTTCCCGCCACTGGGAGGGGTCTTTGAAGGTGATGATCGTCTCCAGCATCCCCAGGGGCGCGGGGTCGGTGGCGGTGTCGGCGCGCCCCCCTTTGCCGAAGACCGTCTCCACCTCGGGGAAGCTCTTGAGGATCTTGTCCGTCTTCTGCGTCAGCGCCTTGCTCTGGTCGATGCTGATCCCGAAGGGTGTCACCGGCATGTACATGAACGTCTGTTCATTGAGCATCGGCATGAACTCCCACTCGAGCTTCTCGTACAGCGGCGCGATGGCGACGAGCAGCGCGAGGGAGGCGGCCAGGACGACGTAGCGCAGCTTCAGCCCCCACGCCAGCAGGGGCTGGTAGAGCCAGAGGAAGAAGCGGTTGATGGGGTTGGCGGTCTCTTCGCGGATGGGGCCGCGGATAAAGGAGACCATCAGCACCGGCACCAGCGTGACGGCGAGAATGGCGCCCGCGGACATGGCGAAGGTTTTGGTGAAGGCCAGCGGGGTAAACAGCAGCCCCTCCTCGCCCGAGAGCGCGAAAATGGGGAGGAAAGAGACGACGACGAGGGCGAGGGCGAAGAAGATGGGGCGTCCCACCTGCTGCGCCGCCGCCACGAC contains:
- a CDS encoding transglutaminaseTgpA domain-containing protein, giving the protein MAKRLRAWRENRELFLLDLAYLAVVTPVLLLVKAPMLLFLLLVLVLLLARKRGSAATLLLVALAGLFAIFFSIYGAFNFAGLSRLKLFVELILYLLLLAVSLQRLTRTINFYLLVSPVLILALSLFFFDSIAMLVYVVFEVFVLLWLILAYRTRADALSSLRVTGMLFALSLPWVVLLFFFFPRISFEHASYGFRGDEITRTGHDGTMRMDGAALLVPSERIVMEVGFQNAMPPDGQLYFRGSVLYRDKKDHWEPLPAYVRRAFAPKQRAQEGMYRSADDVTAYKVSLYPTHKKWLYLLDLPLEAPEGATINADFETTLEKPVDEPQHYDAGSALVYRYGDRTERTVLAYARDVNRSANPRSAKAADTIAAANPDPKQRLNALLHFFRDQNLTYSLRPEPLDLNHTADSFLFDKHKGYCVHFAGSFVTLSRLAGLPARVVTGYKADRKNSVKNYLAVKERDAHAWAEVYLGDHWQRVETTAAAAFIDSESAELLRQTGTLEDNGERLTRLNLYLLYVKYQVETWVLQYSHFRQMRLLENVKQHPALAAKLAAAFALIVLASAALFLWLRRPRCKDRLLCLLRPLLSRLQRSGFAREEGETLHRLFTRYLDLYPGSALTEVDRLYHRLQYGTAKEDAVQFKKAIRAFLRESTAKGDSDARKL
- a CDS encoding DUF58 domain-containing protein codes for the protein MRRRVRQRATRFSLLVVILLFSLFLEAYMHNFNLVYITLFFVFASAFAAGPLGLRNLGCLEAEPNGCDRLFARRTTQCHFKIRNTSALGAWAVELHGGEALNTLPEIPPHTTLSAALQLSPERRGHFEAGPCTLQSLFPLSTVRFVLEIAKSCERIVYPEPRGEPLRSFLLRQRSPFGDETDFEGLRSYSGAESPSRIHWPSVARGELAVKSFDRERRTESLQFDFVRSGRDDEARLSQLTLWALECEAARLPFTILMPRKVLDSKKEGIDEILGYLALY
- a CDS encoding AAA family ATPase encodes the protein MNETIAPEFRPLVDAVEAHLLGKRHAISLTLAAFFAGGHVLLEDIPGVGKTTLAKTFANVMGLDFGRVQFTGDLLPSDILGVSYFDQESGKFVLKKGPIFTQFLLADEINRSMPKTQSALLEAMEEHHVTIDGKSHDLKEPFFVIATQNPHEEVGTFALPHSQLDRFLCSFGIGYPDKEAERAVLLGGGSRAAAAVPLMDAAAINTAMEAVRTVHLSPALIEYLQSLIAYTRDSGRFVYGLSTRGALALAAMTRAWAHLHGRDYAVPDDVQAVLGEVCLHRLAFKEGVTTLNRIRHELFSHVPADA
- a CDS encoding YeeE/YedE thiosulfate transporter family protein encodes the protein MIRRIPWWAGGLLMALLLLFTFSVFGADRPIGASTYVPYFAGLLFNLDPEQYGYLKQIDGAGAWEGVMLLGALFGGFVTSVFITKSFRFSVIPTAWKKYKNGSVLSRLAWSFASGFFMIIGARLAGGCTSGHFLSGMSQTAVSAMIFGGVVMATLLITGRLFYKKEAQDV
- a CDS encoding YeeE/YedE thiosulfate transporter family protein, which encodes MFERIMGMFDTVANEGHGSIALVFVIGILFGGIIQYSRVDKFEKIAGFAMLRDTVVPKMLFLAVGVASIGLYFMIEAGWAHYHIKPILLGGLIIGGVIFGVSMAIFGKCPGTGPVSIAEGRIDVLVGAIGGLLGGLVFTLFYEPVFKTIMGPDLGKSVLTGGAGDYGSVTILVFGIALVAVSMLIPLRQEFDEADLNRLG
- a CDS encoding sensor histidine kinase, which codes for MNELEKRSFYSFLGLYIVSSFLFILLAGFWYYTAQKHAFENNEHYRLEHIADRIGTAIIMAHMHGTPLQIPALHGGDVRIALIGTDGRLVSGELPPALVPDGPDYREYGGRMVLVSDAPKEHLSIRYVVVSSDALFGVLAELREVVLAMMAAIALLAATVAWTLSKLFMRPLHQRVVQTERFVSDVTHELNTPITALSMAAEHLLQAGRCSEKTLRNITASTRQLYDIYRSLTYLNFARKTETPHAIDLAKVAQKSADYYRPLMESKQQRLLLKTHTLYIAIPEAEAQLLLGNLIGNAVKYSPAGATVQLEMDDNCIIVVDEGMGIAPEQQRRIFEQFTRATDIGGGFGVGLSIVKRICDAYGVALALDSEEGKGTRFRLCFPQGEAKQ
- a CDS encoding response regulator transcription factor — translated: MRILLLEDDPVLSDIVGDYLADHYETDRAYTADEATALIDAKHYDLFIFDINVPGQNGIALLQSLRELSVTTPAILVTAYEDTARLKAGFEAGAHDYIRKPFALEELRLRIENSKRLFNIEQRQKVRLGDDCFYDPDAKRIETAQGRQSLAPKEAAMLEYFLAHPGRTLSSEELVQNLWAYDQLPSDATLRSHIRRLRELIGGERITTVRGIGYRYE